From a region of the Nonlabens dokdonensis DSW-6 genome:
- a CDS encoding DUF1801 domain-containing protein, with the protein MNPALEYIDNAPEPYRSIMLHLQVVIEAHFPELQLKYKWSLPFYYIGDKTMFCFLNYRKTFVDLGMTHAIELSNKHQALVAGEGRKMLRSLRFKTVDDIDDEILIETLEELMLLRKSKMKK; encoded by the coding sequence ATGAATCCAGCTCTAGAATATATTGATAATGCGCCTGAGCCCTATCGATCTATAATGCTTCATTTACAAGTAGTTATAGAAGCGCATTTTCCAGAGTTACAGTTGAAGTACAAATGGTCGTTGCCTTTTTATTATATAGGAGATAAAACGATGTTTTGCTTTTTAAATTACCGCAAGACTTTTGTAGACTTAGGAATGACACATGCTATTGAGTTGAGTAATAAACATCAGGCTCTTGTCGCAGGTGAAGGTAGAAAAATGCTCCGGTCGTTGCGTTTTAAAACTGTAGATGATATAGATGACGAGATTTTAATAGAAACACTGGAAGAATTAATGCTCTTACGTAAATCTAAGATGAAAAAATGA
- a CDS encoding S41 family peptidase: MKHLLIITVFLSGMIASSQGTQLLRQPTIHKDQVVFSYANDLWQASTNGGNAKRLTSNIGGEMSPQFSPDGKMIAFTAEYDGNFDVYVIPASGGEPERMTFHPSGDFVQGWTPDNKIIFRSNRASKPTQSNHLYTIGVNEHFPNQIEIGRAAFGNISQDGKHIAYTPITSWDAEWRNYRGGQALPIWIVNLKTKELQTTPQLDQERHLSPVWHNDMVYYISERDYTSNIWSYNPKTKTEKQITFHKIFDVKNIDTDHNNIVYEQGGYLHLLNPSTGATNKIIINVQADYNFARERWNEVSAWNLTNPNVSPNGKRVLFEHRGEIFTVPKDNGTWRNISNSTAAAERSPIWSPKGDQIAWFSDESGEYQVIITDQYGENKKSIAIDNPTFFFTPDWSPDGKYLSFTDTDFNAYVLDIATGKAQIIATDNFAHPNRTLNPVWSPDSKWVAYSKQLKSHFKAIFVYNVETKKTIQITDPIADSISPVWDESGDYIYTLSSTDYGLTSGWLDMSSMDKTVNRSLYAVVLASDGKAPHLPETDEEAIKKEDADKKEEKKDDKKDAEDAAVTIDEEGIFERIIPMQLPTRNYPALAKGPSGTVFIAEAIPNENGLKVHKYNVKEQEAKEFASGVNSMVSSYDGNHLLLFKSGSWSLNDAKKPTAGKETLDTSMKVKVNPQEEYAQIFKEGWRYMRDFLYVDNTHGAPWDQVYEWYAPWIKHVRHRVDLNYVVDIMSGEIAIGHSYVSGGDFPDTNRVPVGLLGADLSINKGMYQIDKIYTGETWNPVITGPLSLPGINVKEGDYIHSINGAALSENVNPYQLLEQTANRTIRLTVSSTGKEKDAHTVIIKPVRSERRLRNVEWIEDNRRRVDQLSGGKLAYVYVPNTGGGGFESFNRYYFSQQDKKGVIIDERNNGGGSAADYMIDIMNREPMGYFNSKANDNRPWTTPMAGIFGPKVMIINERAGSGGDLLPYMFKQQDIGPIVGTRTWGGLVGTWDTPPFVDGGRMVAPRGGFFDLDGNWAVEGEGVAPDIEVIQDPKSIVAGNDPQLETAVQEALRLLPSQEFEMKPEPKAPVRWKKADGWNKK; encoded by the coding sequence ATGAAACACTTACTTATTATAACTGTTTTCCTATCTGGAATGATAGCCAGCAGTCAAGGAACTCAACTTTTGAGACAGCCTACTATTCACAAGGATCAAGTGGTTTTCTCTTATGCTAACGATTTATGGCAAGCCAGCACTAATGGTGGAAATGCCAAAAGACTTACGAGCAACATAGGTGGTGAAATGTCACCTCAATTCTCACCAGATGGAAAAATGATTGCTTTTACTGCAGAATACGATGGAAACTTTGACGTTTATGTTATTCCTGCTAGCGGTGGTGAACCAGAGCGTATGACTTTTCATCCTAGTGGAGACTTTGTCCAAGGATGGACTCCAGATAACAAGATTATTTTTAGATCTAATCGAGCCTCAAAACCTACTCAATCTAATCATTTATATACCATAGGTGTAAATGAACATTTTCCTAATCAAATAGAAATAGGTAGAGCTGCCTTTGGAAATATATCTCAAGATGGAAAGCACATAGCCTATACTCCTATTACGTCCTGGGATGCAGAGTGGCGCAACTACCGCGGTGGACAAGCCTTACCTATCTGGATTGTAAATTTAAAAACCAAAGAATTGCAAACGACTCCGCAATTAGATCAAGAGCGTCATCTCTCACCAGTATGGCATAATGATATGGTTTATTACATCTCAGAGCGAGATTACACCAGTAATATCTGGTCTTACAATCCTAAGACTAAAACCGAAAAACAAATAACATTTCATAAAATCTTTGATGTCAAAAATATTGACACAGACCATAATAATATCGTTTATGAACAAGGTGGTTATTTACATCTATTAAATCCTTCTACTGGTGCTACTAATAAAATCATCATCAACGTTCAAGCCGATTATAATTTTGCAAGAGAACGCTGGAACGAGGTGAGCGCTTGGAATCTTACTAATCCCAACGTGTCACCTAACGGTAAACGTGTCTTATTTGAGCATAGAGGAGAAATTTTTACTGTTCCTAAAGATAACGGCACCTGGCGCAATATTTCTAACTCCACTGCCGCTGCAGAGCGCAGTCCTATCTGGTCTCCTAAAGGTGATCAAATAGCATGGTTTTCTGATGAGAGCGGTGAATATCAAGTAATCATTACAGATCAATACGGAGAAAACAAAAAGAGCATCGCTATAGATAATCCTACATTTTTCTTCACTCCAGACTGGTCACCAGACGGGAAATACTTAAGTTTTACTGATACCGATTTTAATGCGTATGTGTTAGATATCGCTACAGGAAAAGCTCAAATCATAGCAACTGATAATTTTGCACATCCTAATAGAACTTTAAATCCGGTATGGTCACCAGACAGTAAATGGGTGGCCTACAGTAAACAGTTGAAAAGTCATTTCAAAGCCATATTTGTTTATAACGTAGAAACTAAAAAGACCATCCAAATCACCGATCCTATTGCAGACTCTATTAGTCCTGTATGGGATGAATCTGGTGATTATATTTATACACTTTCTAGTACCGATTATGGGCTCACCTCAGGATGGTTAGATATGAGTTCTATGGACAAAACAGTGAATAGATCGCTCTATGCTGTTGTTCTAGCCAGTGATGGAAAAGCTCCTCATTTACCAGAGACTGATGAAGAGGCTATTAAAAAAGAAGATGCCGATAAAAAGGAAGAAAAGAAAGATGATAAAAAAGACGCTGAAGATGCAGCCGTTACCATTGATGAAGAAGGAATTTTTGAAAGAATCATCCCGATGCAGTTGCCTACTAGAAATTATCCTGCACTTGCAAAAGGACCATCTGGAACTGTTTTTATCGCAGAAGCTATACCTAATGAGAACGGTTTAAAGGTTCATAAGTACAATGTAAAAGAACAAGAAGCTAAGGAATTTGCAAGTGGAGTCAACTCTATGGTTTCTTCTTACGATGGGAATCATTTACTATTATTTAAATCAGGAAGCTGGAGTTTGAACGATGCCAAAAAACCAACTGCAGGAAAAGAAACTCTAGATACTTCAATGAAAGTAAAGGTGAATCCGCAAGAGGAGTATGCTCAAATCTTCAAGGAAGGATGGCGCTACATGAGAGACTTTTTATATGTAGATAATACTCATGGCGCTCCTTGGGATCAAGTTTATGAATGGTATGCACCGTGGATAAAGCACGTACGTCATCGTGTAGACCTCAATTATGTAGTCGATATCATGAGCGGAGAAATCGCAATAGGTCACTCCTACGTTTCTGGTGGTGATTTTCCAGATACTAATCGTGTTCCTGTAGGATTGCTAGGTGCCGATTTATCTATTAACAAAGGAATGTATCAAATCGATAAAATATATACGGGAGAAACCTGGAATCCAGTGATTACTGGCCCGCTTTCCTTACCTGGAATAAATGTAAAAGAAGGAGATTATATTCACAGTATTAATGGTGCCGCTTTAAGCGAAAACGTAAATCCATACCAGCTTTTAGAGCAAACTGCAAATCGTACTATTAGACTTACTGTAAGTAGCACAGGCAAAGAAAAAGATGCTCATACGGTTATTATAAAACCAGTACGAAGTGAGCGCCGCTTGAGAAATGTAGAATGGATTGAAGATAACAGGCGTCGCGTGGATCAACTCTCTGGTGGCAAACTTGCCTATGTTTATGTCCCAAATACTGGTGGTGGTGGATTTGAATCATTCAATAGGTATTACTTTTCACAACAAGATAAAAAAGGTGTCATTATCGATGAGCGCAACAATGGAGGTGGCTCTGCTGCAGATTATATGATCGACATCATGAACAGAGAGCCTATGGGATACTTTAACAGCAAGGCAAATGATAATAGGCCATGGACTACTCCTATGGCAGGGATTTTTGGACCTAAAGTAATGATCATCAATGAGCGTGCAGGATCTGGTGGAGATTTACTACCCTACATGTTTAAGCAACAAGATATAGGTCCTATAGTAGGAACTAGAACTTGGGGTGGACTTGTAGGAACATGGGACACGCCTCCATTTGTAGATGGTGGTAGAATGGTAGCTCCTAGAGGTGGATTCTTTGATCTAGATGGAAATTGGGCTGTAGAAGGTGAAGGTGTCGCTCCAGATATAGAAGTAATTCAAGACCCTAAAAGTATCGTTGCTGGCAACGACCCACAATTAGAAACCGCTGTTCAAGAAGCGCTACGTTTATTACCGTCTCAAGAATTTGAAATGAAACCAGAACCTAAAGCTCCTGTAAGATGGAAAAAAGCTGACGGCTGGAATAAAAAGTAA
- a CDS encoding winged helix-turn-helix domain-containing protein, whose protein sequence is MSLINKLNKAFDHRIRLGIMSVLVVNDHADFKELKELLDVTDGNLASHAKALEKENYIRVEKSFIGRKPNTKYIATDVGKLEFKKHIEALEKLIGG, encoded by the coding sequence ATGAGTCTCATCAACAAGTTAAATAAAGCATTTGATCACCGCATACGACTAGGCATTATGTCTGTGCTCGTGGTAAACGATCATGCCGATTTTAAAGAGCTCAAAGAATTACTAGATGTTACGGATGGTAATCTAGCCAGTCATGCCAAAGCTTTAGAAAAAGAGAATTACATACGAGTAGAAAAAAGCTTTATAGGTCGTAAACCTAATACGAAGTACATTGCTACCGATGTAGGTAAACTAGAATTTAAAAAACATATTGAAGCACTAGAAAAACTTATCGGTGGATGA
- the creD gene encoding cell envelope integrity protein CreD, with protein sequence MSQKGIIHWIKYSVTARLITISILTLLLLIPLLFVQYLISERADRKEQVIREINSKWGEEVILQGPILELPYKVIKTHKNIEEKTQKTYITTSEEERVAYFLPNELNYDISASVTSKSYSIYESAVYQSDIKTNGNFKLPDFKSKDIDPESIVWEKAKFIFKTTNLKGIKNTLQFEFNDAAYVMSPATAISTTNNYRSNSSQNFTLKTPYLNLTNQSFNDGSLDFSLFLKINGSEQLQVVPLGSITNLKMKSNWADPSFSGAFLPEENGTKEITDSGFEAEWQVFKVNRQFGQSFTAGFPSLNHQAMGVDFLIPADQYQQTERTAKYGFLVIALTFIIFFFIQTITKKHIHSIQYVMIGVALVIFYTLLLSISEHLNFNLAYLIGAISVIGLISIYSYSILKNKKFSLLILGSLTALYSFIYATTQLEDFALLAGSVGLFIILSIIMIVSNKIDWSNS encoded by the coding sequence ATGTCACAAAAAGGAATCATCCACTGGATCAAATACTCTGTAACTGCTAGACTTATAACGATCAGCATTCTCACCTTGTTGTTGTTAATACCTCTATTATTTGTTCAATATTTAATATCAGAAAGAGCTGATCGTAAAGAACAAGTCATAAGGGAAATAAATAGTAAATGGGGTGAAGAAGTAATACTTCAAGGACCAATTCTTGAACTGCCTTACAAGGTTATCAAAACACATAAAAACATAGAAGAGAAAACTCAAAAAACCTATATTACAACTAGTGAAGAAGAGAGAGTTGCTTATTTTTTACCTAATGAATTGAATTATGATATCAGCGCCTCGGTAACTTCTAAAAGCTACAGTATTTATGAAAGTGCCGTTTATCAAAGTGATATCAAAACCAACGGTAATTTTAAACTTCCTGACTTTAAAAGTAAAGATATCGATCCGGAAAGTATTGTTTGGGAAAAAGCAAAATTCATTTTTAAAACGACTAATTTGAAAGGTATTAAAAACACTCTTCAATTTGAGTTTAATGATGCTGCTTATGTTATGTCACCAGCAACTGCCATTTCTACTACTAATAATTATAGAAGTAATTCATCTCAAAATTTTACTTTAAAGACTCCTTATTTAAATCTTACAAATCAATCGTTTAATGATGGCTCTTTAGACTTTTCTCTTTTCCTAAAAATAAATGGTAGTGAACAACTACAAGTTGTTCCCTTAGGAAGCATTACTAATCTAAAAATGAAATCAAATTGGGCAGACCCTAGTTTTTCAGGAGCGTTTTTACCTGAAGAAAATGGCACTAAGGAAATAACAGATTCTGGCTTTGAAGCAGAATGGCAAGTATTTAAAGTGAACAGACAGTTTGGACAATCTTTTACCGCTGGTTTTCCCAGTCTAAATCACCAAGCTATGGGCGTAGATTTTTTAATACCAGCCGATCAATATCAACAAACAGAGCGCACTGCTAAATATGGTTTTTTAGTCATAGCTCTAACTTTCATTATTTTCTTCTTCATTCAAACCATTACTAAAAAGCATATTCATTCTATTCAATATGTTATGATAGGCGTCGCATTAGTTATATTCTATACGCTGTTACTTTCCATATCTGAACATCTCAATTTTAATCTGGCATATTTAATCGGTGCAATAAGTGTAATAGGATTGATTAGTATTTACTCCTACTCCATACTCAAGAACAAGAAATTTTCCTTGCTCATATTAGGATCTCTTACCGCACTGTATTCATTCATTTATGCCACCACACAATTAGAAGACTTCGCTTTACTAGCTGGCAGTGTAGGCTTATTCATAATCCTTTCTATTATTATGATTGTATCTAATAAAATAGACTGGTCTAACTCTTAA
- a CDS encoding DUF4153 domain-containing protein codes for MKKTIIIITGGIVFSTLFYSQNLGINALLYSLFLIITLFINHKTLLFEKTIILSGFAMLASATAICAHGSDWSIFMYFLSTFLFLGYIASSQSSIYVSWLNGIYTSLFGVFHSLFYQVEKEKKPENAEKIDIGQVIKLVIIPVVLIVVFTLLYSSSNPIFNDVLEAIDFSFIDVFWLFTAAIGSLIMANIEKPQPIQELTKKDQETPNELLPKSLNDLQLKTVQNESQIGFISILCLNLLLVFVLITEVLFLTNLNTTQASVLSQAVHQGVYASIASIVIAIGIIAFIYRGDVNFLKNNQNLRALTYIWIILNALLVASIFTKNYLYIDEHGLTHKRIGVIVYLFLTIAGLITTYLKVNHRLNFVYLIRRNLVISYTTLAVYGLINWSAIITEHNIVEEKVSRVYLESLLPQNALVLKEYNLYDDYKLQTKSNIYYYDHYNEQEFINRNWQEFNWIAHQLKQTNENISKETAAAK; via the coding sequence ATGAAAAAAACCATAATTATTATCACCGGAGGAATCGTTTTTTCCACTCTTTTTTACTCCCAAAATCTAGGAATAAACGCTTTACTATATAGTCTGTTCTTGATTATTACTCTTTTTATAAATCACAAAACATTACTTTTTGAGAAAACCATTATTCTGAGCGGTTTTGCAATGCTAGCAAGTGCTACAGCCATTTGTGCTCATGGATCGGACTGGAGTATTTTTATGTACTTTTTGAGTACATTTCTATTTCTAGGATACATAGCTAGCTCTCAAAGTAGTATTTACGTGAGCTGGCTCAACGGTATTTACACCAGTTTATTCGGTGTATTTCATTCCCTATTTTATCAGGTAGAAAAAGAAAAAAAGCCAGAAAATGCAGAAAAAATTGACATAGGTCAGGTAATTAAATTAGTGATTATTCCAGTGGTATTGATCGTTGTTTTTACACTTCTCTACAGTTCTTCAAACCCTATATTTAATGATGTCCTAGAAGCTATAGACTTTTCATTTATTGATGTTTTTTGGTTGTTTACTGCTGCAATAGGTTCTTTAATAATGGCAAATATTGAAAAACCACAACCTATTCAAGAGCTTACTAAAAAAGACCAAGAAACACCTAATGAACTACTACCCAAATCACTAAATGATTTACAACTTAAAACAGTTCAAAATGAATCTCAAATAGGCTTTATTTCCATTCTTTGTTTGAATTTGCTGCTCGTATTTGTTTTAATTACAGAGGTACTTTTCTTGACCAACTTAAATACCACTCAAGCCAGTGTGCTGTCTCAAGCGGTGCACCAAGGAGTTTATGCCTCTATTGCGAGTATCGTTATTGCTATAGGAATAATCGCCTTCATATATCGAGGCGATGTCAATTTTCTTAAAAACAATCAAAACTTAAGAGCGCTTACTTACATCTGGATCATTTTAAACGCATTACTAGTAGCGAGTATTTTTACTAAAAACTACCTCTATATTGATGAACACGGACTTACACATAAACGTATAGGCGTGATAGTTTACTTGTTCTTGACAATTGCAGGATTAATCACTACCTATCTCAAAGTAAATCACCGACTCAACTTTGTTTATTTGATACGACGCAATCTAGTAATAAGCTACACTACTCTTGCAGTTTATGGTTTGATCAACTGGTCTGCTATTATTACCGAGCATAATATCGTGGAAGAAAAAGTATCAAGAGTTTATTTAGAAAGCTTGCTACCACAAAATGCGCTGGTTTTAAAAGAGTATAACCTTTATGATGATTACAAACTACAAACCAAAAGCAATATCTACTACTACGATCACTATAACGAGCAAGAATTCATAAATCGCAATTGGCAAGAATTCAATTGGATCGCTCACCAACTAAAACAAACCAATGAAAACATTTCTAAAGAGACTGCAGCCGCAAAATAG
- a CDS encoding DUF1361 domain-containing protein encodes MKITHDFFMLFLIWNLFLAFIPYVMVVRLRFRESVSKTNLILTFIVWLAFLPNAPYLVTDLIHIRHASASWIVYESLLILSFSTTGLFLGFLSLRDMTQLLSEKGWLSSIKQKALFQNIVLILCGYGIYLGRVLRWNTWDIIQHPEKLFKDMVDLFLHPFSNQEAWLMISSMSFFLMVTFNLFKNYNEPTKITSQA; translated from the coding sequence ATGAAAATCACACATGATTTTTTCATGTTGTTTTTAATTTGGAATCTTTTCCTAGCATTTATTCCCTATGTGATGGTAGTTCGTTTACGCTTTCGCGAAAGCGTATCCAAAACCAACCTCATACTTACTTTTATAGTTTGGCTAGCCTTCCTACCCAATGCTCCTTATTTAGTTACAGATTTGATTCATATTAGGCATGCAAGTGCTAGCTGGATCGTTTATGAATCACTTCTTATTTTAAGCTTCAGTACGACCGGATTATTTTTAGGATTTTTAAGTCTCAGAGATATGACGCAACTATTAAGTGAAAAAGGATGGTTGTCCAGCATAAAACAGAAGGCTCTATTTCAAAATATCGTCTTAATTCTATGCGGTTATGGCATCTATTTAGGAAGAGTTTTAAGATGGAATACATGGGACATCATTCAGCACCCAGAAAAATTATTTAAGGATATGGTAGATCTTTTTTTACATCCTTTTTCAAATCAAGAAGCCTGGCTCATGATAAGCAGTATGAGCTTTTTCCTTATGGTCACTTTTAATCTATTTAAAAATTATAATGAACCTACCAAAATTACATCGCAAGCCTAA
- a CDS encoding ribosomal maturation YjgA family protein — MNLPKLHRKPKKVYIIAALTLFVIEVLIEQYAHDDFIRPYLGDFFVVILIYSVVMSVSNFKVLSVAIATLLFSYAIEIAQYAQVVSLLGLEDYKIARIIIGTSFSWWDMLMYTLGILFVLIIEKMIAKLNFFK; from the coding sequence ATGAACCTACCAAAATTACATCGCAAGCCTAAAAAAGTATATATAATCGCAGCCTTGACCTTGTTTGTGATTGAAGTGTTAATAGAACAATATGCTCACGATGATTTTATAAGACCTTATCTAGGAGATTTTTTTGTGGTTATTTTAATTTATTCAGTTGTAATGTCGGTTAGTAATTTCAAGGTTTTGAGCGTTGCAATAGCAACCTTGCTTTTTAGTTACGCCATTGAAATAGCTCAATATGCACAGGTAGTCTCTCTACTAGGATTAGAAGATTACAAAATAGCAAGAATAATTATAGGCACGAGTTTTTCCTGGTGGGATATGTTGATGTATACTTTGGGGATTTTATTTGTTTTAATTATAGAAAAAATGATTGCAAAATTAAATTTCTTTAAATAA
- a CDS encoding DUF1361 domain-containing protein — protein sequence MSILLLIVRLEVYYTFALVYLIWNLFLAFIPYLLVARLRFKKDITNFNIILSGIIWITFLPNAPYLLTDLIHIKTALKSWIVLESLMILSFSITGVYLGFISMYDMVTILIKKGWLKNKYWVAIFENGIWILCACGVYLGRHLRWNSWDLLHSPNKIFLDLFYLFKDVHKNQNAWIMVVSLSTFLIVIYALFKSFFSLPIVIYKRKV from the coding sequence ATGAGCATTTTATTACTTATTGTGAGATTAGAAGTTTACTATACTTTCGCGTTAGTTTATCTTATTTGGAATTTATTCCTTGCTTTTATACCATATCTATTGGTTGCCCGGTTGCGCTTTAAAAAGGATATCACAAACTTTAATATCATACTTTCAGGGATTATCTGGATTACTTTTCTTCCCAATGCTCCTTATTTACTAACAGATTTAATACATATTAAAACAGCACTAAAGAGCTGGATCGTTCTTGAATCATTAATGATTTTAAGTTTCTCCATCACAGGAGTTTATTTAGGCTTTATCAGTATGTATGATATGGTAACCATTTTAATAAAAAAAGGCTGGTTGAAAAATAAATATTGGGTTGCTATATTTGAAAATGGTATCTGGATTTTGTGTGCATGTGGTGTTTATTTAGGTAGGCATTTAAGATGGAATAGCTGGGATCTACTTCACAGCCCAAATAAAATTTTTTTAGACCTATTTTACCTATTTAAAGACGTCCACAAAAATCAAAATGCTTGGATAATGGTTGTAAGTTTGAGTACATTTTTAATAGTGATTTACGCATTATTCAAATCGTTTTTCTCGCTTCCAATAGTGATTTATAAAAGAAAAGTATGA